One Rhizoctonia solani chromosome 3, complete sequence genomic region harbors:
- a CDS encoding Retrovirus-related Pol polyprotein from transposon: MLPCIPRNPLYTASDPLYALSNPPYSLIDYNSEDPVDPLNHSISYDTLLDNHLVNNMDNGYEASGSQLSFEPDTESKYLPATVRQLDEGHAKLKTRQGQATVSSQRFQTRLSYNRRNKSVAESPDLSKHSPTIAVQLDKWLVQPRTWQHEETTSSRRLPEQVTLHNSRSPSATSSPELRKYLPYLPDTPAYAITDKEIADYLFQPASAGLISETQLDLEISQARRTLWRLARNLYNLPMPTQQDSYTPNQSCETWATHLFELLDIVTTFRPTCVITNKLIPAQDIHYWPKYGELHIAYNSLVAKTIRKSNELDLLLLTPEWLASKCLFDACAFKVAAVSFRDQMEQSIQRLHDILTKSITVQDLPHKSSTNHLPATNHPQGDPQPMEHLDQHTSPSANIKYMYASAGSTINNLETVKGTQSNHLTMSLSSYSLLNNSQPSTPLDLEDVSVSTPTFTLEGDNSSTLPIWKSVSKLLPILDHKIPIEAVKDIASNEQLSDLLVNKLAQPLVTIKKRNGITSGKESLAKSVKQSDNESMLMTRDQFRSTTPLLDEALCDLVHINSHHSVGNLSQLHALVTTSTANGITKHTGTPSNLTSHGPTSTDTHISNTHDKRTIINKLNYKEATPKPISGLLTSQASHSPDEFHVATIPSSSMNQTSNRRFA; encoded by the exons ATGTTGCCGTGCATCCCACGCAACCCATTGTATACTGCAAGTGACCCATTGTACGCCCTAAGCAATCCGCCGTACAGCTTGATTGACTACAACAGTGAGGACCCAGTCGACCCTTTGAATCATAGCATCAGCTATGATACATTGCTGGATAATCACTTGGTCAACAACATGGATAACGGCTACGAAGCCTCAGGCAGTCAACTAAGCTTTGAGCCTGATACAGAGTCTAAGTACTTACCTGCAACGGTAAGACAGCTAGATGAGGGGCACGCTAAGCTTAAGACTCGTCAAGGCCAGGCAACGGTTAGCTCTCAACGCTTCCAAACCAGGCTATCATACAACCGCCGCAACAAATCAGTTGCAGAGAGTCCAGATTTAAGCAAGCACTCACCAACAATTGCAGTGCAGCTGGACAAATGGTTAGTACAGCCTAGAACATGGCAGCATGAGGAGACTACTAGCTCCCGACGTTTGCCAGAACAGGTTACATTGCACAACAGCCGTAGTCCATCAGCAACTAGCAGTCCAGAACTAAGGAAGTACTTACCGTATTTGCCTGATACCCCCGCGTACGCAATTACAGATAAGGAAATAGCAGACTATTTGTTTCAGCCTGCTAGTGCCGGACTTATCTCTGAGACCCAATTGGACCTGGAAATTAGCCAAGCCAGAAGAACACTTTGGCGGTTAGCACGCAACTTATATAATCTACCCATGCCAACTCAGCAAGACAGTTACACTCCAAACCAATCATGTGAAACATGGGCCACGCATTTATTTGAGTTACTAGATATAGTTACTACATTCAGACCAACTTGCGTCATCACTAACAAGTTAATTCCTGCCCAAGACATACACTACTGGCCCAAATATGGTGAACTTCACATCGCCTATAATAGTCTAGTTGCTAAGACCATTCGGAAATCAAATGAATTGGACTTACTGCTTCTAACACCAGAATGGCTGGCATCCAAATGCTTGTTCGACGCATGCGCGTTCAAAGTAGCTGCTGTTAGCTTTAGGGATCAAATGGAACAATCAATCCAAAGGTTGCACGACATACTTACTAAGTCTATAACAGTTCAAGACTTGCCTCATAAGTCATCGACTAATCATTTACCCGCAACAAATCATCCACAAGGTGATCCAC AACCAATGGAGCATCTAGATCAGCATACAAGTCCTAGCGCAAACATTaagtacatgtatgcgtcagcAGGAAGTACCATTAACAACCTTGAAACGGTTAAGGGTACTCAGTCTAATCATTTGACCATGAGTTTGAGCTCCTACTCATTGCTCAACAACTCTCAGCCGTCTACTCCTCTTGACTTGGAAGATGTATCTGTGTCGACACCTACATTTACTCTAGAGGGTGACAATAGTTCGACATTGCCCATCTGGAAGTCAGTCAGCAAATTGTTGCCCATCCTTGATCATAAGATACCAATAGAAGCCGTAAAAGACATTGCATCTAATGAACAGCTAAGCGACCTATTAGTCAACAAGTTAGCTCAGCCTTTAGTTACAATTAAAAAACGCAATGGTATCACATCAGGAAAGGAGAGCTTAGCCAAATCTGTTAAGCAATCAGACAACGAGTCAATGCTGATGACGCGCGACCAGTTCAGAAGTACTACACCACTGCTAGATGAAGCATTGTGTGATCTGGTACACATAAACAGCCATCACTCTGTTGGTAACCTTAGTCAATTGCATGCATTGGTTACAACTAGTACTGCGAATGGAATCACTAAGCATACAGGAACGCCGTCTAACCTTACTAGTCATGGTCCTACTAGCACAGATACTCACATATCTAATACACATGATAAGCGGACTATAATTAACAAGTTAAACTATAAGGAAGCAACTCCTAAGCCAATTAGCGGATTGTTGACTTCTCAAGCTAGTCATTCACCGGATGAATTCCATGTGGCAACTATTCCGTCTTCATCTATGAACCAAACAAGCAATCGACGCTTTGCATAA
- a CDS encoding Copia-like polyprotein/retrotransposon, with protein sequence MPALEDPQAGPSSSRRISPHSHKSSSRHSPRLSPLEYEAPQEANKLAKPSSSMRKPSPFGHQTSTATFQRMIPVFGLPDIEMLEPSSSRLQPSEPINSHELKRSKGKTSEAHISKHRETQAALLDPNDRSLTNDPAIQKYLPYSPSTTLYPLDEDILGEFNYQPDCTQMTSWCQKNPQANSFRKVYRQLGRVFYHVEIPSAHENCYPSPSCEQWASHYFRLLDTVKSTIGLNMSVYDMEELLPIPEWPEHDCLFTSHSFELKDDGSNYNAWKFCQTTVLKLRGLFGVANGTNNLPNSLTKAEQKDKSKVSHYKDLIAKWTRRDKDAFAQIMLNMEDGAMQWEGKGVQSLLFLYQQLTLTKILEDDNIATGLNNLLSIASKMKTLGEPVSNLMMAQIMMNALPPTYAIVNTIIQTTNQASAVTPQMVKEAALKEEEHCKNSTGITAMFLHLPAKPLNSKLSKSKNKCKKDKGPACLNCGKSGHLKQECWAKGGGAEGTGLRQKNNAKKQSKDKGKEPATKTKSAKVAVTTNNLPPILYALPATDSQTSNNSWLLDSGASKHMTPNQKWFATYQSLTSPIHV encoded by the exons ATGCCAGCTTTGGAAGACCCCCAAGCAGGACCtagtagctcaagaaggatatcacctcactctcataagtcatcatccagacaTTCTCCAAGATTGTCTCCTTTGGAATATGAAGCTCCTCAGGAAGCAAACAAATTAGCTAAGCCAAGTTCCTCTATGAGGAAGCCTTCACCTTTTGGTCATCAGACTAGCACAGCTACCTTCCAGAGGATGATACCTGTATTTGGACTTCCAGATATAGAGATGCTAGAACCTTCCTCTAGTAGACTGCAACCCTCTGAGCCCATTAactctcatgagcttaagagaTCTAAAGGAAAGACTTCTGAAGCCCACATATCCAAGCATAGGGAAACTCAAGCTGCTTTACTGGATCCTAATGATAGGTCTCTCACTAATGACCCAGCTATCCAAAAATACCTACCTTATTCTCCTTCTACTACCTTATATCCTTTAGATGAGGATATTTTAggagaattcaactatcagcctGACTGTACTCAAATGACCTCTTGGTGCCAGAAGAACCCTCAAGCTAATAGTTTCAGGAAAGTTTATAGGCAGCTAGGAAgagtattctatcatgtAGAAATACCTTCTGCCCATGAGAATTGCTACCCCTCACCTTCTTGTGAGCAATgggcttctcactacttcaGACTGctagatactgta aaatcaaccatTGGCCTGAACATG AGTGTCTATGACATGGAAGAGCTATTGCCTATTCCAGAATGGCCAGAGCATGACTGTCTATTCACCTCTCATTCCTTTgag CTAAAGGATGATGGATCCAACTATAATGCATGGAAGTTTTGCCAGACAACAGTTTTGAAACTGCGTGGATTATTTGGCGTAGCAAACGGAACCAATAACCTACCCAATTCACTTACCAAAGCTGAGCAAAAAGACAAGTCAAAAGTCTCACACTACAAAGACTTGATTGCAAAGTGGACAAGACGGGACAAGGATGCGTTTGCGCAGATCATGCTAAACATGGAAGACGGCGCAATG CAATGGGAAGGGAAAGGTGTCCAATCATTGTTGTTCTTATATCAGCAGCTTACCTTGACAAAAATTTTGGAAGATGACAACATTGCCACAGGCCTAAACAACTTATTGTCTATTGCTTCCAAGATGAAGACGCTTGGGGAACCTGTTAGCAACCTTATGATGGCCCAGATCATGATGAATGCGCTACCACCCACCTACGCAATTGTAAATACCATTATCCAAACAACAAACCAAGCAAGCGCTGTAACACCACAAATGGTAAAGGAGGCAGCtctgaaggaggaggaacaTTGTAAAAACAGTACCGGCATCACAGCTATGTTCTTGCACTTACCTGCCAAGCCCTTGAACtcaaaattgtccaaatcaaAAAACAAATGCAAGAAGGACAAGGGTCCCGCATGCCTCAACTGTGGGAAATCTGGTCATTTGAAGCAAGAGTGTTGGGCAAAGGGAGGAGGTGCAGAAGGAACGGGACTGAGGCAAAAGAACAACGCCAAAAAGCAGTCaaaggacaaggggaaggaGCCGGCCACAAAGACCAAATCAGCAAAGGTTGCAGTCACAACTAACAACTTACCTCCCATTTTATACGCGCTACCAGCAACAGATAGTCAAACGTCCAACAACTCTTGGCTACTTGATTCAGGCGCGTCAAAGCATATGACTCCTAATCAAAAATGGTTTGCAACTTACCAATCACTTACATCTCCAATTCACGTTTGA